TGAATCAATGATGAGCTTcaactgtgtgtctgtgtgtgtgtgtgtcatcagggggtaaagtctagatcggatatgtggCCGGCGGGAACagcgatatgcacatcaatatagcagcattttttatgacactgtataacaataattaatatcttTACAGTAATGTGACGGTtggttttagggttggggtgggggtaggcgttaagtAATAcagtttattgggtaatttaatagatagcataaataatacttggtacaactactgtttttacattactgtgatggttgtgtttagggtcggggtgggggtagacgttaataaaatacagtaaataggaaatttattaaataatataaataatttttattaacctCCGGCTGCAAcgggctgcacggtggtgcagtgggtagcacgttcgcctcacagcaagaaggtcgctggttcgagaactggctgggtcagttggtgtttctatgtggagtttgcatgttctccccttgctcacatgggtttcctccgggtgctccggatttccacacaagtctaaaaacatggggtataggtgaattgggtaggctaaattgtccgtagtctatgtgtGTTAATAGGTTTTATAAATGTTTCCGTGAAtgtttcagtgatgggttgcagctggaaggggcagtgtaaaacatatgcgggataagttggaggttcattccgctgtggcgaccccagatcaataaagggtctaagctgaaaagaaaatgaatgaatggtcgcAACCATATCCAACCTAGCAACAACCTCATCAGGgaaaccggaacaggtgtgtgtgtgaggtgcatgacaggacttgtagtctgttgggatttgtagttctccagctgGTGACTGTAACAGTAAcagtaaaatttaaaaacaaatttgatatTCAGACTCACACTACTAGCATTTAACAATGACAAAGTGCacaatcagtacctgaggtgatcattgtcatagacGTTTATGCTATGGTTCAGacgtaagaaataaaaaaagtgtcTAAAGAAATTTTAGGTGATGGTTTGGACATAAATACCATAAGTACCAAATATACCTTTTGTTGCATATTGTTGCATGTAGTTATGGTGTAGACTACATAGTCAGGTATGCTTGCTTGTGttggtcaatctggcaaccttggTTGGTGTTTGCATGGAGTCATCAGAGGATGGGCCGCATGAAAAAGTATTTCGAACTTGAACTGCAATAcccagttcaaccactgggtgtcaatccTACATACTGCCCCTTTAAGTGttaatatttaatacataaatattaagtGCTGCTTTTCTGACCTGTGTCTTCTCTCAGAGTGGAATCAAGCTGCTGCAGTCAACCAGAGCAGATCCACCAAAACACAACAAAGAAGACCTCTCTCCATCTGCACTGAAGACCAGGATGTCTTTACAGATCAGGACGACTACGTAGATGACGGTTTGCAGCACTAAACAATCACAATGTCCTCTGTTTTAATCAAACCAGGGCTCAAATAACCAAAAATCAAACTGTGCTTGGTTGCCCCTTAACATGAGTGAGTACTGTGAGTACTTTAAGACCTTCCTCTCTAGTGAAAAAGAGTTTACGGAAACTGCAATACAACACTTCTCCAATTTAAtttcacacttatttacacaatgGTCTAAAAGACACAGCTACAAGAAACAGGCCATGTATAAAAAGCTGCTGATGAAATAGTTCAAATGTCTAGGTGAAGATGTTTGTATCACTTGAAGTAGACCATAGGAATCATTATACTGACTTTGTTTCTGTGCTCTGATCCAAAATGAAGAGTTGCTGAAGAAACTGCAAGGTTTGTCTGTTGGTGAAAGTGCACAGCTGCTGCGGGAAATGCCTCTTAGTGTATCTGAGAAGCGTCAGATGAGGTAAAGGCAATGTAATACTGACTTTTGGATACCGTTTGTTGAAGTGTAATCTTACCTAAATTTGTACTTGTAGAGAACTGGTGGTCTGTTGGGAATCTGGAAAGCCTCGCTCTGCTAACAGACCCCTGTGCCTCTATTGGtttcaaacttgtttgaagaaggTACTTGTCTTTTTTGTCATTAAAAGAGAACCTATTATGTTTACAAGATGTAATGTAAGTCTCTAATgtctttagagcaggggtcaccaaacttgttcctggagggccggtgtcctgcggatttccctactgaaaaaaacagcttaaaccagcctaggctggttggctggttttagctggtcgaccaggctggttttagaggggtttccagccatttccagcctggtcttagctggtcaggctgggagatgaccagctaaaacaggcttgaccagcctagccaggctgggagcccagccaaaaccagctatgtccagcttaaaccaggcttgtcaagcttgttttagctggatttagctggtcattttccagcctgaccagctaagaccaggctggaaatggctggaaaccagcctggaagtggccaaaacccctctaaaaccagcctggtcaaccagctaaaaccaggcaaccagcctaggctggtttaagctggatttttcagcagggtttagctccaaccctaatcaaacacacctgaacaagctaatcaaggtcttacttggtatacttgaaacatccaggcaggtgtgttgaggcaagttggagctaaaccctgaagggacaccggccctccaggaccgagattggtgacccctgatttaaacagTTCATGTGTACTGTGCGCCCATGCAGGTTGTGCATAGTGACTGGTCTGGAAGACAGAAGTCCTTACAGCTTTGGCAGAAAGTGTTTAAAAACATCAGCGCTCATTTTGGCATGGGAGTTCTGTCTTACTTCGTCTTCCTCAGGAGACTTTTACTCTTCAACCTCCTCCTCATGCTCATCAATGGCCTGTTCCTGCTCCTCCCACAACTCTCAAATCCATCTTCATCTACACGTACATCTTCAGAAGCAGAGCATAAATCTAACCTGTGGATGCTTACTGGCAtggtaaaagtgttttttaaaaagcaggcACTCTTTATTAGGGTTGCTTTTTGGTATAGTTGATTCATAAGGGAAAGGTAATGTGATGCTTTATTTGTTCCTCAACAGGGCATTCTCACAGACTCGGTTATGTTTTATGGCCACTATTCCGACTGTCAAAATGGAAGTAGCGAATGTTTTGAGAATTACAACATTCCTCtggcctatattttcacttttggAACTGGCATGTTTGTCACATGTGTAAAGCTTGTTTACAAGTAAGTCTTTATCAATTTCTCAAACCAAGATTTAGCTTTAGCTTGTTCCATCAGAGATTCCGATTGTTTTCTTTGTCTGCTTTCAGCATGTCTAAAGCATTCGGAAAGAGCCAATCATCTACGAATACCAGAAGTCTTGTTTTTAAGGTTTTTTGCTCATGGGATTTTAAAGTCTACAAGAAACGGTCTGTAAGActgcagtcagtgaacatctgcACTCAGCTGAAGGTGTGTGGACATCCAACTTCATTCAGTTTAATGCTATGGTATGCTCTGGAGCCCTAATAATAAAGGTAATAAAGTTAGAAAGTGGGttgcacgtttgcctcacagcaagaaggtcgctggttcaagccttggctgggtcagttggcatttctgtgtggagtttgcatgttctccctgtgttcacgggtgctccggtttccaatagtatctggatgcagcctttatgatgcaagctgagatttcatcactcagcgatgcaatgtcagacacaatgcactcaagtggagtgagtgacgtcactgtgatgggtagggttaggggttgggttaggtgagcccattaaaatgcattggatgcagcccagtggagtttgcatgttctccctgtgttcacgagtgctccggtttccaatagtatctggatgcagcctttatgatgcaagctgagatttcatcactcagagatgcaatgtcagacacaatgcactcaagtggagtgagtgacgtcactgtgatgggtagggttaggggttgggttaggtgagcccattaaaatgcattggatgcagcccagattgcaccactgcaccaggtctgcatccagacccctctctcggtttcccccacaagtccaaagacatgtgatataggtgaattgggtaggctaaattgtgagtgcgaatgagtgcgtatggatgtttcctagtgatgggttgcagctggaagggcatccgatgcgtaaaacatatgctggataagttagcggttcattccactgtggtgaccccggattaataaagggactaagccgataatgaatgaatgagacttCAGCTTTAATAGTGTTTGTCATTATGCATATCACACTGATTGATAATGAAAGCtttatttgtgtctgtgttttaGGAGATGTTGTCAGAGCTCAGCTGCAAAAAACAAAAGAGGAACTTGTGTTCGATGTTGAGATGGTTGAGTTTACACTTGCTGGTATGGTCCATTTGTCTGCTGTGCATGGGCGCCTGCATCTTTGCAGTGAATTACTTCCACCTTGTCAGGGTAAGGGTCTTCACAGCGTTGAACAGACAAACCGAAAGGCAGCAGGACgattaaaaaataacacaaataacgGAAGAAAAAGACTAGTCATATCCTGTTTATGCACTGGCTATTTTTGTTGACTCATTACatggcagctctgaaggcaactCCTTGGCTTCATTCAGTTTAATGCTAATTTATGCTCTGCAGCACTCATATTACTGAAAATTAAGGTAAAAAGTAGCCCTGATGAGGCCAAGTAAGGTGATCTGTGCTTAACGCTGAATGATTTATTTCCCCAGACATTTTCGAATACATTCACAcaacccctgctgaaaaatccagcttaaaccagcctaggctggttggctggttttagctggttgaccagcctggttttagaggggttttggccatttccaggctggtttccagccatttccagcctggtcttagctggtcaggctggaaaatgaccagccaaatccagctaaaaccagcttgatcagcctggtttaagctggatatagctggttttggctggactcccagcttggctaggctggtcaagctggttttagctggtcatctcccagcctgaccagctaagaccaggctgaaaatggctgaaaaccagcctggaagtggccaaaacccctctaaaaccagcctggttgaccagctaaaaccagccaaccagcctaggctggtttaagctggatttttcagcagggactttATATACTTTACAGAATATTATACTTGATTGAGGCTGTATGTTACAAGAAGATGAAGCTTTGTTTTGGCTCCACGGTTCATTGCTGTAAGCCATCATTGcaagccaggctcattctgaaaacataccgctatatagatttctggagaaatttatgtagccagagttatgtatggctacatttcatctttaaaacaaacactatggggtGGATCAGACCCCCTGAGACTTTTATCTTAGGGGTCATATAAAGGCAATTGTCTATGGTATGaaaatacaagatgtgcagcacctgaaactacggatgcTGGAAGCCATGTGCTGGCATTTCTTCAAAcattggatccaagatggccgacttcaaaatggccaccatggtcaccacccatcttgaaagtttgccccctcacatatattaATGTGCCACAAAatggacgttaatatcaccaaccattcccattttattaaggtgtttcCATATAAATGACCCACCCTGTAGAATGATGTTTATTTAACCCTCATGGGGATATTTTGACTCTTAATTTGGCTACAATTTTATCTTTGTTTCAGCAAATTAGGATTTTTGGGGactaatcttattttgacacacattttggaaaaatgctttgaaaattttcaaaaattcaacaatacactcttGGCAAATTAACTATCCTTTCGTTGTGTTGGTGGctatttttgccccattgacttatattataatcacatttttggaGCGCAAAGCCATAGCACTATACAATGCATTCCTCATTGTTGCTAGTTTTCCCTGTTGAGAAGAGGCAatctttttcatttttactgttcatcagttgcagtgcaaaagaGCTTAGTTTCTGGctaacagttaaagtcagaattattagcccccctttaattttttttcttttttaaatatttcccaaatgatgtttaacagaggcgAGGCAgttgcacagtaggtagtgctgttgccccagaaggtcactgggttgctggtttgaacctcggctcagttggtctttctgtgtggagtttgttttccctgccttcgcgtgggtttcctctgggattcccccacagttcaaagacatgcggtacaggtgaactgggtaggctaaattgtctgtagtgtatgagtgtgtgtgtgaatgtgtgtgtggatgtttcccagagatgggttgtggctggaagggctgcgtaaaaacttgctggataagttggcggttcattccgctgtggcgaccccagattaataaagggactaaaccgacaagaaaatgaatgaatgatgaatgatgattaacagagcaaggaaattttcacagtatgtttgataatatttttttcttctggagaaagttttattagttttatttcggctaaaataaaagcagttttaaattttttaaatgtcattttaaggtcaatattattagcccctttaagctattgcctagttaacctaactaacctagttaagcttataaatgtaactttaagctgtatagaagtgtcttgaaaaacatctagtcaaatattattcactgtcatcatggcaaagataaaataaatcagttattagagatgagttattaaaactattatgcttagaaatgtgttgaaaaaaaattctctctgttaaacagaatttgggaaaagaaatgaacaggggggctaataattctgacttaaactgtatatccTTACACGTAATATAGTGTGTGTGGACATGTGTAAAAGAGACCATTGTGCACTAACcttgatatgtttgagaaaaaataaacagctcaGCTCTtagaacatagtaagtgtatttatgcacacacacacactataatctgctgttttactttaTAGAATTCCATATAAAAGTCAGACACTTTTTTGCACAGGCTTATCTGAAGAGTTAAGGCTGCCAACTGatcatcaacagtaaaaatgtaaagttttaccTCTTCACAACTgggaaaaacaccaacaatcaagaaagcATGATTGTAGCATCACAGCTTTGcgatcaaaaaatgtggttataatggaagtcaatggggcaaaaacagtcaccaacataacgaaagggtagacAGTTTGAACAACACACAGGGGTTCATACTCTGATGATGTTTGACCAGTTCAATCTATTTTTTAGCTATTCCTACGAATATAAACATTCAACTTAGGACTTTCTAGCACTTCTTTTTCTATATTATTGCTATACATGTGTActgtttgtgaatgttttatttgaGATGTTCTTTATGTGTCTGCAGCCGATCAATTCTCATGATGCTGAGCCTGTGTATTTGCTGATCCTGCCTTTGGCCGTGTCTGCCTACAGTCGTCTGCTGCCTGTTCTCTTCGACATGCTATCCAGAGTGGAGCAATACAACTCACCAGACATCCGCATTTATGTGTCTATCGCAAGGTCAGAAAAGGCTTCGCTAATTTATTTAGCACAGCGTCTCTTCACACGCTGTGTGTTCACTTCCTGTTAATTCCCCGTTGAGATCAGATCTGCTTCTGCTCAGAGTACCAGGAGGAAGCTTTTGTGTGTTTCGTCTTTTTGAATATTGCTGCTCATTCTTGTGTGACTCTTTAATGTCTGTTGATGAACAGTGTGTCTGGTTTATTAATGAGAAACTAACCAAACCATTCAAGAGACAGCTCAATTCCAACATGCCAAATTTctctacatttacacacactcaggTGGTTTTaaaatttgagtttctttcatctgttgaacacaaaacaagatattctgaagaatgttgggaaaaaagcaTCCATAGCAGTAACAAAAAAGTAATTTCCACCATTCTTCAAaattgtgtccaacagaagaaaagaaacccaaacaagtttgaaacaaatggaggatgagtaaataatggcagaaatataatttttagGCTTTATAATTCTGAACAAGATTTAAACATGACATTATTCTACAAACCTTTAcatctacatttaaaataatctcGAGTTTGTTCAATGCTTTATCATATTTGCTAAGCATAGAAATGCTATTATTAACGTTACACGCGCAGTCTTCCTGAAATGATGAACACAACTTAGTAACGTTAGtccatatataatttaaaatgaaccaaATTGCAGATCAGTGATAACAAATCATAACGATATCATTATGCTTAATGTGTTGTAACATGCTTGAAAAGTGAATTAAAGTAAGTTGCGTCGAGATGGCACTGCTTTAATGAAAATCATGCAAGCAATCTGCTTAGCGTAACGTCATGTGCAAACAGTAACGTTAAGTTATGCATATAGTGAAACGATATCATCTAAAAATACCAAGGGACGGCAGAAAATATCTAACGTTAATTCGCAGAAATGCGAGTCAATATCGATCATATCAATGAACTAAGTCACAAAAATTGGCCAAATCAAATCACAAATGAAGTAAATACCTTACCTTAATAATCTCTTGACCAGTTCTTCAGTATCTACCTTGCTGCCGTTGTCATCCCTCAGTGTTGTCATTTCCGTTGTTGCGCGCCATCAGTGTTTGAAATTGATGCGCATGCCCGCCTTGGAGCCTTCAGTGTTTTTTTAATCTACATCCGCATTTGTTGCATTACTTCAAGAAATTAGATATAGTTTATGTAATTTGATCAGGTTTGTTTCGAATCCATTCAATACATGTTAAGACAGCATAATTCTTACCAATAATAGTTATTTAAatcctttttaaataaactttatttaaattatttgcctaATAGTAATTATAAGCAagaatcatttttttgagtgcatacgTTAAAAATTAAGTCCACGACAGAACAAAAAGTAGGATCTCCAAGTGATTCCAAGTCTCTTTTCATATAAATGTTGTGCTCACCATTTCATTAAgggaggttaatattaaattaaacaaatgaataacgattataaaaaagatatggttgtaaaggctcctacacactgggacgcttttcgtttgcgtttatcgtcagcgttttacaagACGTCTTTCCGTATTCAAACCCAAgcaattttcactggcgtcaagcagaagagcatgcaaaatcactccttgacgttagatggcgctacataGCTTTAAGCTTCCGACActcgcttgtaacacagaagaagaggaggaaaggaAGTTCATACGCTTGTTCTtcaagttactggtgactcgaataAGCATAGATGGTTTAAGCAGCAGCTCTAGCGATAAAGAAATGGTTAGTGTTCACCAgcgcaataagcagctccacgttcatatcgcctctgggcatcttcttcaatgtgcgccagggccggagtgggactctttttcagccctggagtttcaagccttagaccggcccacctcagttcaccactgactataataaaataatgtcatttccaattcagtttctaattacactatcacgtcttttttgagaaaacagctgttttagaacttcaaatgttcaacaacccttacagtatttttatgtcttaacaataaaaatgaaaaaaaaaaatttacattcagATGAGGTCCGAACCCGGGTTGGTGGCGTCATAACCTAACGTGCttaccactgtaccacaacagctatACATTAAGtagtgacttatctagttatatcatcattaacctgcaggctgcatcttgctcacgaggctactagaaaatagataaaaagagcagagctgcggtaaaataatgaataagaaggctgtggtcaagtaaataaataaataatttttaaaaagtgtgactgctgagagcaacagattctggagctaggaacaccggccctcgcggccaaaaaacagaccggcccaccgggaattctcccggtcctcccgattagccaatccgggcctgttgtGCGCTCACAATGCGCTTGagtgcctccaagtgctgtttactgtatcttcagcagctccgtgcatgtgaacaaaagtgccaacctgattggtggagaaggttttgacagGGTGCGTCAAA
This portion of the Danio rerio strain Tuebingen ecotype United States chromosome 3, GRCz12tu, whole genome shotgun sequence genome encodes:
- the tmc6a gene encoding transmembrane channel-like protein 6 isoform X2 — protein: MAASRIMETIPGEDGDLFELEAVWRPNREVRFDLTHANEDIEAHYNEPKHRHTLQRSSWSSSTQKVLSSMPSRSMKWNQAAAVNQSRSTKTQQRRPLSICTEDQDVFTDQDDYVDDELLKKLQGLSVGESAQLLREMPLSVSEKRQMRELVVCWESGKPRSANRPLCLYWFQTCLKKVVHSDWSGRQKSLQLWQKVFKNISAHFGMGVLSYFVFLRRLLLFNLLLMLINGLFLLLPQLSNPSSSTRTSSEAEHKSNLWMLTGMGILTDSVMFYGHYSDCQNGSSECFENYNIPLAYIFTFGTGMFVTCVKLVYNMSKAFGKSQSSTNTRSLVFKVFCSWDFKVYKKRSVRLQSVNICTQLKEMLSELSCKKQKRNLCSMLRWLSLHLLVWSICLLCMGACIFAVNYFHLVRPINSHDAEPVYLLILPLAVSAYSRLLPVLFDMLSRVEQYNSPDIRIYVSIARNLLLKGCIFTALCLWFGEIKPKKNEQCWETMVGQELYRLIVMDLIFEVLYIILAQFFWGFCVRNVTLRRRKLEFAIAQEVLELIYSQTLVWFGVLFSPLLPAVQIGKLYVLFYLKKTSLMVNFHAPKKHWRASQMSNLFIKLLFIPSFTGALTCVIYVMWSVKPSSGCGPFRNFDSMLLIIDQAKNSHSLNWLNSAYIHWVYNPLFLFLISGAFLAIIYIHMQVVDGQKVITGRLQKQINFEGEDKKFLIDKIQALNELKSQQ